From a region of the Mucilaginibacter auburnensis genome:
- a CDS encoding YajQ family cyclic di-GMP-binding protein — translation MPTFDIVSKIDGQTLDNAINTAKKEILNRYDFNGSESTIELDKKTNTVTVVTENDMRMKAIQDAIISRMVKQQLDPKAMDFGKEQYASGNMIRKEIQIKQGIDKEAAKKIVKKIKDSGLKVQASIMDDQVRVQGKKIDDLQAVIQLCRKEDFGQPLQYINMRD, via the coding sequence ATGCCAACATTTGATATTGTAAGTAAAATTGATGGACAAACGTTAGATAACGCCATTAACACTGCCAAAAAAGAGATACTGAACCGTTATGATTTTAACGGATCTGAAAGTACTATTGAACTTGATAAAAAAACCAATACTGTTACTGTTGTTACAGAAAACGACATGCGGATGAAGGCTATTCAGGATGCTATCATCAGCCGTATGGTAAAACAGCAGCTTGACCCTAAAGCCATGGACTTTGGTAAAGAGCAATATGCTTCTGGCAACATGATACGCAAGGAAATACAAATCAAACAAGGTATTGATAAAGAAGCCGCCAAAAAGATAGTTAAGAAAATTAAAGACAGTGGATTAAAAGTACAAGCGTCTATAATGGATGACCAGGTGCGCGTGCAAGGTAAAAAGATAGATGACCTGCAAGCCGTAATACAGCTATGTCGCAAAGAAGATTTTGGTCAGCCTTTACAGTATATTAACATGCGCGATTGA
- the ppk1 gene encoding polyphosphate kinase 1, whose translation MDVKHIPLINREISWLYFNERVLQEAADPTVPLIERIKFLAIFSSNLDEFYRVRVATLSRLTNLNLKAKEILGYNPKKLLSQIKNIVVKQERKFNNLYENIIVKQLAEEKIFLLNDKQLNVGRGAFVKNYFREKLLATLVPIMLDSNKPLPELRDRAVYFFVKLTKDKKVNYALIEIPDSVSRFIVLPDTNNLKFIILLDDVIRYSLEDIFFIFEHDSIEAYSIQLTRDAELDLDKVVSEKFIDALSKSLDKRKKGKPMRLLYDQEMPLEMLKFLVSKMGVHGESLIPGNRYHNFKDFIDFPNVGRPELEYVKYPALPVDSITFDRSLIALVSKRDYLISTPYQTYDYVIHFLREAAIDPKVKEISIAVYRLAENSRIMHALINAAKNGKKVNCLVELRARFDEQNNITWSRKLEEEGVNVIYGIEGYKVHSKICLVSRAEKDKTAHYACLSTGNYNEKTARIYADHTLLTANKKITADLVEVFKAINKGALPKGLKHLIVSPIDSRPAIYKLIDNEIKNAKAKKQAYMILKMNSLADEQLITKLYQASNAGVKIKMIIRGMCCLVPGVKGYSENIEIVSIVDKYLEHARVHIFGNGGNELIYLTSADFMSRNIDSRVEVGFPIYDKAVKKEIRDIIDIQLADNTKAREINSHNTNKYHKTKSDIPCRAQIDIYNYLKFKNSSN comes from the coding sequence ATGGATGTTAAGCATATACCTTTAATTAACAGGGAAATAAGTTGGTTGTATTTTAATGAACGTGTATTGCAAGAGGCTGCGGACCCAACCGTACCGCTTATTGAACGTATTAAATTTTTAGCTATTTTTTCATCCAATCTTGACGAATTTTATCGCGTTCGCGTAGCTACTTTAAGCAGGTTAACTAATTTAAACCTTAAAGCCAAAGAGATATTAGGATATAATCCTAAAAAGCTGCTCAGCCAGATCAAGAACATCGTTGTTAAGCAAGAGCGGAAGTTTAACAATCTTTACGAAAATATAATTGTTAAGCAGCTGGCCGAGGAAAAGATATTCCTGCTCAACGACAAGCAACTGAATGTTGGCAGGGGAGCCTTCGTTAAAAACTACTTCAGGGAGAAATTACTGGCTACATTAGTGCCAATAATGTTGGATAGTAATAAGCCATTACCTGAGCTGCGTGACCGTGCCGTTTACTTTTTTGTTAAGCTTACCAAAGACAAAAAAGTTAATTATGCGTTGATTGAAATACCCGATTCTGTATCAAGGTTTATTGTGTTGCCTGACACTAATAACCTTAAATTCATCATTTTGTTAGATGATGTAATAAGGTACAGTTTGGAAGATATCTTCTTTATCTTTGAGCACGATTCAATTGAAGCTTATTCTATCCAGTTAACCCGAGATGCTGAACTTGACTTGGATAAAGTAGTGAGTGAGAAGTTTATAGATGCGTTATCTAAAAGTCTTGATAAACGTAAAAAAGGGAAGCCCATGCGTTTGTTGTATGATCAGGAAATGCCCTTAGAGATGCTTAAATTTTTGGTTAGCAAAATGGGCGTACATGGTGAAAGTTTAATTCCGGGTAACCGTTATCATAACTTTAAAGATTTTATTGATTTCCCTAACGTTGGCAGACCTGAGTTAGAATATGTGAAGTATCCGGCGCTTCCCGTTGATAGCATTACTTTTGACAGGAGTTTAATTGCGCTTGTTTCTAAACGAGATTACCTCATTAGTACTCCTTATCAAACTTACGACTACGTAATACATTTTTTGCGCGAGGCAGCTATCGACCCGAAAGTTAAGGAGATCAGCATAGCTGTGTATCGTTTAGCAGAAAATTCGCGCATTATGCATGCCTTGATCAATGCGGCTAAAAACGGCAAAAAAGTTAACTGTTTGGTAGAACTTCGCGCCCGTTTCGATGAGCAGAACAACATAACCTGGAGCCGTAAGTTGGAAGAAGAAGGTGTGAATGTTATTTATGGCATTGAAGGCTACAAGGTACACTCAAAAATATGCTTGGTAAGTCGAGCTGAGAAAGATAAGACCGCGCATTATGCCTGCCTTTCAACAGGTAATTACAACGAAAAAACAGCACGTATTTACGCAGACCATACGCTGCTTACAGCTAATAAGAAAATAACAGCTGATTTAGTGGAGGTTTTTAAGGCCATTAATAAAGGCGCATTACCTAAAGGATTAAAACACCTGATTGTATCGCCTATTGACTCAAGGCCTGCCATTTATAAGTTGATTGACAACGAGATAAAAAATGCCAAAGCTAAGAAACAGGCTTACATGATTCTGAAAATGAATAGCCTGGCCGATGAGCAATTGATAACCAAGCTTTATCAGGCCAGCAATGCGGGGGTTAAAATAAAGATGATCATTAGAGGCATGTGTTGTTTGGTTCCCGGCGTAAAAGGGTATAGTGAGAATATCGAAATTGTAAGCATTGTAGACAAGTACCTTGAACATGCCCGTGTACATATTTTCGGTAATGGGGGTAATGAGCTGATCTACCTCACTTCGGCAGATTTTATGAGCCGTAACATTGACAGCAGGGTAGAGGTTGGCTTTCCTATTTATGATAAAGCCGTTAAAAAGGAAATACGGGACATTATTGATATTCAATTGGCCGACAATACTAAAGCGCGGGAAATTAACAGCCACAATACCAACAAATACCACAAAACTAAGTCGGATATACCTTGCCGCGCTCAAATAGACATTTATAATTACCTAAAATTTAAAAATTCAAGCAATTGA
- a CDS encoding Ppx/GppA phosphatase family protein, producing MRYAAIDTGSNAVRMLIADIIDNNGAISFKKNTLIRVPLRLGDDAFLNKQLSERKADDLVKTMQAFRNLMDVYKVVDYRACATSAMREAKNGAEVTQRIKEEAGIDLEIVHGEVEAKIIYASHAEQEIDRTKNYLYIDVGGGSTELSLFAAGELVASKSFNIGTIRILDNQDSEDTWNDMREFLRDNTKHYKAISGIGTGGNINKLYRLSEEKDKQPLTFAKLKSLYNYLESFSLKDRINVLGLNQDRADVIIPASEIYLAVMKWGGIKHIYVPSVGMVDGIIQTLIDKNLTQR from the coding sequence TTGAGATACGCAGCTATTGATACAGGATCAAACGCAGTAAGAATGCTTATTGCCGATATTATTGATAATAACGGAGCAATATCTTTTAAAAAAAATACGCTTATACGAGTTCCGTTACGTTTAGGCGACGATGCTTTTTTAAACAAGCAACTTTCTGAAAGGAAGGCTGATGATCTGGTGAAAACCATGCAAGCTTTCCGCAACCTAATGGACGTATACAAGGTGGTTGACTATCGCGCCTGCGCTACGTCTGCTATGCGCGAAGCAAAGAATGGTGCAGAAGTTACTCAACGTATAAAAGAGGAAGCCGGTATTGACCTTGAGATTGTTCACGGAGAGGTTGAAGCTAAGATAATATACGCCAGCCATGCCGAGCAGGAGATAGATCGTACCAAAAATTACCTTTATATAGATGTGGGTGGCGGCAGCACCGAATTATCTCTTTTTGCCGCAGGCGAGTTAGTTGCCTCTAAATCATTCAACATCGGTACTATCAGGATTTTGGATAACCAGGATAGCGAAGATACCTGGAACGATATGCGGGAGTTCTTGCGAGACAATACAAAACATTATAAAGCCATATCAGGCATAGGTACAGGCGGAAATATTAATAAGTTATATAGACTATCGGAAGAAAAAGATAAACAGCCACTTACATTTGCTAAATTAAAGTCATTGTACAACTATCTGGAGTCTTTTTCACTTAAAGACCGTATAAATGTTTTGGGCTTAAATCAAGACAGGGCAGACGTTATTATTCCGGCAAGTGAGATATATCTTGCTGTTATGAAATGGGGGGGCATTAAACACATTTATGTGCCAAGTGTAGGAATGGTTGATGGTATAATACAAACACTTATAGATAAAAATTTAACACAACGGTAA